The Bacteroidota bacterium genome segment CAATAAATATTAAAGACAATAACGGCTGCAGTATAAATATCAATGTCACCTCACCGTGATTGTTTTGAGAAATGATCCCTGAATCCGGATTCCCCTATTTTGAAATGACCGTATAATACTCTAAAATATCCTTTAAACTTTTGTCCAACCCGATTTCGTTTTTCCAACCTACATCATTTTTTATCTTATCGTTCGATCCGACCACCACCCTGATATCACCCGGGCGAACAAATCTCTGATCAAGTTTGTGGTTGATCTCAACGCCGATAATTTTCGTCATCCTATCCAGTACATCAGCAAGACTGGTACCCTTGCCGCTGCATATATTATAGACCTCGCCTTGCCTTCCTTTTTTCAACAAAAGGTAATAGGCGCGTACAACATCACGCACATCAACAAAATCACGGACAATTGTAAGATCCCCTGTTGCCAGTTCATTTGAGGCAATTTTTTTCCGCTTAATATCAACCAGCTTTTTTGCGAATGAAGCAATGACGAAAACATCTTTTTGTCCCGGGCCTATATGATTGAACGAGCGTGTTAAAATAATGTCACTGCCATAACCGGTAACAAACACTTTTGACAGTAACTCCTGTGCTACCCTGGCCACCGCATAAGGACTAAGCGGGTTTAACAAATGATCCTCACGAAGAGGCAGATCGGATGGAGAAACATTTCCATATTCTTCAGAAGAACCAACTGATAAAATACGACACGTAATACCGAGCGCACGGACGCGTTCGATCAGATTCAAAAATATATTCGTGTTGTTGGTGAAACTGGCCACAGGGTTTTGCCAGCTGAAAGCCACACTGCTGTATGATGCAAGGTGCAAAATATAATCAGGGCGAAACTGCTTCATAACGCGATCAACATCGTCCTTATTCAACAGATCAACCTGTTGAAAACTGCACTTTACTTTTTTGTATTCACTGAGATCAAATTCAGGTTTATTAAGATCAATGCCCAAAACAGTAGCGGCAACATCATTCTGTTCGAGGTAGTCTATAAAATGCTTGCTCACAAAACCTGAAAACCCTGTAATTAAATATTTTTCCATACGGTTAACCTGAAAACCATTATTTTTAGAGATTATTTGCTGAATTTTAGCAGGTTTAAGGATGCCTGTGCAAACAACCCGCTTAGATTCAGTTATGCAGATACCAAATATTCTTAAAATAGTATCAGGATAAAATTATAAATTTTAACCGTAAGTAAAACATTGAATATACTCCAGTTGTGCAGCAAGGTGCCAAATCCGCCTAAAGATGGCGGCGCTGTAGCGATGGATATTCTTACCAAAGGGTTGATCGGGCATGGAGCTAAAGTTAAAGTACTTGCCCTGAGTACGTACAAACATCCTTTTGATGAGAACAAAATCTCTGCTGACTATATGGCAAAAACCAATATTGAAGCCGTATTTGTTGACACCCGACCGAAACCCGTTAAAGCGTTCCTGAATCTCTTCAGCAACGAATCATATAATATGAGTCGGTTTTACAGCAAAGAGGTGGATTCCAAACTGACTGATGTATTAAAGAATAATTCTTTTGATGTCATTCAGCTTGAAACGCTATTTGTCGCGCCTTATGTAAATACCATTCGCAAACACAGCAAGGCAAAAATTGTATTACGCTCT includes the following:
- a CDS encoding GDP-mannose 4,6-dehydratase; the protein is MEKYLITGFSGFVSKHFIDYLEQNDVAATVLGIDLNKPEFDLSEYKKVKCSFQQVDLLNKDDVDRVMKQFRPDYILHLASYSSVAFSWQNPVASFTNNTNIFLNLIERVRALGITCRILSVGSSEEYGNVSPSDLPLREDHLLNPLSPYAVARVAQELLSKVFVTGYGSDIILTRSFNHIGPGQKDVFVIASFAKKLVDIKRKKIASNELATGDLTIVRDFVDVRDVVRAYYLLLKKGRQGEVYNICSGKGTSLADVLDRMTKIIGVEINHKLDQRFVRPGDIRVVVGSNDKIKNDVGWKNEIGLDKSLKDILEYYTVISK